The Rhea pennata isolate bPtePen1 chromosome Z, bPtePen1.pri, whole genome shotgun sequence genome includes a region encoding these proteins:
- the POC5 gene encoding centrosomal protein POC5 isoform X2 produces the protein MSSDEEKSTSPVLPKDSVRGSSVSSDLQDEYEELLRYAVVTPKFEHHGPKWSEPASELRAGDRFSNITDDVIHRETPVLMSVKGPCEANMEHLCPVLSEETSSQGSACSPREINEEIVTELTVPDEKVTQIENILDLWSGSLKTNVLTELKKWKLSFIEHHKLEMRQEREKHAAHVRQLNNQLENLKELLHTYEISVGRKDEVIANLTQALEKQKERIELMRKFMQWRIQHVEAKQEEYANRIADRQFQTALMKKVWAAWRCLSEARWKEKVTKACQLRAEDVCVQLTNDYEAKIAELNATLEQTKAEILRLHSEREQYEDTMKKAFMRGVCALNLEAMTMFQGKESRTDPDAGSRREDNGTGVAGRLPSSQYNPPSPPPPTATSLQQEDMFSAHLGHASTSQTRLDSESPAIITSTTAGPGLASTQKLKAGRTITARITGRSDMGQKPRICSSLAVMGVVPPMSSVIVEKHHPVTQQTISQATAAKYPRTVLHASGSTTVRPAGHAGRVLQSQPHSSVQSIKVVD, from the exons GATGAATATGAAGAGCTGCTTCGTTATGCTGTAGTGACTCCAAAGTTTGAACATCATGGCCCAAAGTGGTCAGAACCTGCCTCAGAACTGAGAGCAGGTGACAGGTTTTCAAATATAACAGATGATGTCATTCACCGTGAGACTCCAG ttttaatgtCAGTGAAGGGGCCTTGTGAGGCCAACATGGAACACCTTTGCCCTGTCCTCTCAGAGGAGACTTCTTCACAAGGATCTGCATGCAGTCCAAGAGAAATCAATGAAGAAATAGTGACTGAATTAACTGTTCCTGATGAAAAAGTGACCCAAATAGAAAACATACTTGATCTCTGGAGCGGAAGTCTTAAG ACAAATGTTCTGACTGAGttgaaaaaatggaaacttaGTTTTATCGAACATCACAAGCTTGAAATGagacaagaaagagagaaacacgCTGCACATGTCAGACAATTGAACAATCAATTGGAAAACCTGAAAGAGCTGCTGCATACTTATGAAATCTCTGTTGGCAGAAAAGATGAG gTAATTGCTAACTTGACTCAAGCATTAGAGAAGCAAAAGGAGAGAATAGAATTGATGAGAAAATTTATGCAGTGGCGGATTCAGCATGTTGAAGCCAAACAAGAG GAATATGCAAATCGTATAGCAGACAGACAATTCCAGACAGCTTTGATGAAGAAGGTTTGGGCAGCATGGCGCTGTCTTAGTGAAgcaagatggaaagaaaaagtaacaaaagCCTGTCAGTTAAGGGCAGAAGATGTCTGTGTTCAGCTCACTAATGATTATGAAGCCAAAATTGCAGAG CTAAATGCTACTTTGGAACAGACAAAAGCTGAGATTCTGCGACTGCATAGTGAAAGAGAACAGTACGAAGACACCATGAAGAAAGCCTTTATGCGTGGTGTATGTGCTTTGAACCTGGAAGCAATGACCATGTTTCAGGGCAAGGAGAGTAGGACGGATCCTG ATGCAGGAAGTAGGAGAGAAGATAATGGTACCGGTGTGGCAGGAAGGCTGCCTTCTTCACAATATAATCCTCCCTCACCACCACCTCCAACAGCAACTAGTCTTCAGCAGGAAGACATG ttttctgccCACTTGGGTCATGCCAGCACTTCTCAGACCAGGCTAGATTCTGAGTCTCCAGCAATCATCACTAGCACAACTGCAGGACCTGGTCTGGCATCAACTCAAAAACTG aaagcaggaagaacAATCACTGCTCGAATCACAGGCCGATCTGATATGGGACAAAAACCAAGAATTTGTAGTAGTTTAGCAGTGATGGGAGTTGTTCCACCCATGAGTTCAGTCATTGTTGAAAAACATCATCCAGTCACTCAG CAAACCATATCCCAAGCTACTGCTGCTAAATACCCTCGAACTGTGCTCCACGCTTCTGGCTCTACCACTGTGAGACCTGCAGGGCACGCAGGGCGAGTGCTTCAGAGCCAGCCTCACAGCAGCGTGCAGTCAATAAAGGTTGTTGACTGA
- the POC5 gene encoding centrosomal protein POC5 isoform X3: protein MSVKGPCEANMEHLCPVLSEETSSQGSACSPREINEEIVTELTVPDEKVTQIENILDLWSGSLKTNVLTELKKWKLSFIEHHKLEMRQEREKHAAHVRQLNNQLENLKELLHTYEISVGRKDEVIANLTQALEKQKERIELMRKFMQWRIQHVEAKQEEYANRIADRQFQTALMKKVWAAWRCLSEARWKEKVTKACQLRAEDVCVQLTNDYEAKIAELNATLEQTKAEILRLHSEREQYEDTMKKAFMRGVCALNLEAMTMFQGKESRTDPDAGSRREDNGTGVAGRLPSSQYNPPSPPPPTATSLQQEDMFSAHLGHASTSQTRLDSESPAIITSTTAGPGLASTQKLPMAKVITSAQQKAGRTITARITGRSDMGQKPRICSSLAVMGVVPPMSSVIVEKHHPVTQQTISQATAAKYPRTVLHASGSTTVRPAGHAGRVLQSQPHSSVQSIKVVD from the exons atgtCAGTGAAGGGGCCTTGTGAGGCCAACATGGAACACCTTTGCCCTGTCCTCTCAGAGGAGACTTCTTCACAAGGATCTGCATGCAGTCCAAGAGAAATCAATGAAGAAATAGTGACTGAATTAACTGTTCCTGATGAAAAAGTGACCCAAATAGAAAACATACTTGATCTCTGGAGCGGAAGTCTTAAG ACAAATGTTCTGACTGAGttgaaaaaatggaaacttaGTTTTATCGAACATCACAAGCTTGAAATGagacaagaaagagagaaacacgCTGCACATGTCAGACAATTGAACAATCAATTGGAAAACCTGAAAGAGCTGCTGCATACTTATGAAATCTCTGTTGGCAGAAAAGATGAG gTAATTGCTAACTTGACTCAAGCATTAGAGAAGCAAAAGGAGAGAATAGAATTGATGAGAAAATTTATGCAGTGGCGGATTCAGCATGTTGAAGCCAAACAAGAG GAATATGCAAATCGTATAGCAGACAGACAATTCCAGACAGCTTTGATGAAGAAGGTTTGGGCAGCATGGCGCTGTCTTAGTGAAgcaagatggaaagaaaaagtaacaaaagCCTGTCAGTTAAGGGCAGAAGATGTCTGTGTTCAGCTCACTAATGATTATGAAGCCAAAATTGCAGAG CTAAATGCTACTTTGGAACAGACAAAAGCTGAGATTCTGCGACTGCATAGTGAAAGAGAACAGTACGAAGACACCATGAAGAAAGCCTTTATGCGTGGTGTATGTGCTTTGAACCTGGAAGCAATGACCATGTTTCAGGGCAAGGAGAGTAGGACGGATCCTG ATGCAGGAAGTAGGAGAGAAGATAATGGTACCGGTGTGGCAGGAAGGCTGCCTTCTTCACAATATAATCCTCCCTCACCACCACCTCCAACAGCAACTAGTCTTCAGCAGGAAGACATG ttttctgccCACTTGGGTCATGCCAGCACTTCTCAGACCAGGCTAGATTCTGAGTCTCCAGCAATCATCACTAGCACAACTGCAGGACCTGGTCTGGCATCAACTCAAAAACTG CCCATGGCAAAAGTAATAACATCTGCTCaacagaaagcaggaagaacAATCACTGCTCGAATCACAGGCCGATCTGATATGGGACAAAAACCAAGAATTTGTAGTAGTTTAGCAGTGATGGGAGTTGTTCCACCCATGAGTTCAGTCATTGTTGAAAAACATCATCCAGTCACTCAG CAAACCATATCCCAAGCTACTGCTGCTAAATACCCTCGAACTGTGCTCCACGCTTCTGGCTCTACCACTGTGAGACCTGCAGGGCACGCAGGGCGAGTGCTTCAGAGCCAGCCTCACAGCAGCGTGCAGTCAATAAAGGTTGTTGACTGA
- the POC5 gene encoding centrosomal protein POC5 isoform X1 produces MSSDEEKSTSPVLPKDSVRGSSVSSDLQDEYEELLRYAVVTPKFEHHGPKWSEPASELRAGDRFSNITDDVIHRETPVLMSVKGPCEANMEHLCPVLSEETSSQGSACSPREINEEIVTELTVPDEKVTQIENILDLWSGSLKTNVLTELKKWKLSFIEHHKLEMRQEREKHAAHVRQLNNQLENLKELLHTYEISVGRKDEVIANLTQALEKQKERIELMRKFMQWRIQHVEAKQEEYANRIADRQFQTALMKKVWAAWRCLSEARWKEKVTKACQLRAEDVCVQLTNDYEAKIAELNATLEQTKAEILRLHSEREQYEDTMKKAFMRGVCALNLEAMTMFQGKESRTDPDAGSRREDNGTGVAGRLPSSQYNPPSPPPPTATSLQQEDMFSAHLGHASTSQTRLDSESPAIITSTTAGPGLASTQKLPMAKVITSAQQKAGRTITARITGRSDMGQKPRICSSLAVMGVVPPMSSVIVEKHHPVTQQTISQATAAKYPRTVLHASGSTTVRPAGHAGRVLQSQPHSSVQSIKVVD; encoded by the exons GATGAATATGAAGAGCTGCTTCGTTATGCTGTAGTGACTCCAAAGTTTGAACATCATGGCCCAAAGTGGTCAGAACCTGCCTCAGAACTGAGAGCAGGTGACAGGTTTTCAAATATAACAGATGATGTCATTCACCGTGAGACTCCAG ttttaatgtCAGTGAAGGGGCCTTGTGAGGCCAACATGGAACACCTTTGCCCTGTCCTCTCAGAGGAGACTTCTTCACAAGGATCTGCATGCAGTCCAAGAGAAATCAATGAAGAAATAGTGACTGAATTAACTGTTCCTGATGAAAAAGTGACCCAAATAGAAAACATACTTGATCTCTGGAGCGGAAGTCTTAAG ACAAATGTTCTGACTGAGttgaaaaaatggaaacttaGTTTTATCGAACATCACAAGCTTGAAATGagacaagaaagagagaaacacgCTGCACATGTCAGACAATTGAACAATCAATTGGAAAACCTGAAAGAGCTGCTGCATACTTATGAAATCTCTGTTGGCAGAAAAGATGAG gTAATTGCTAACTTGACTCAAGCATTAGAGAAGCAAAAGGAGAGAATAGAATTGATGAGAAAATTTATGCAGTGGCGGATTCAGCATGTTGAAGCCAAACAAGAG GAATATGCAAATCGTATAGCAGACAGACAATTCCAGACAGCTTTGATGAAGAAGGTTTGGGCAGCATGGCGCTGTCTTAGTGAAgcaagatggaaagaaaaagtaacaaaagCCTGTCAGTTAAGGGCAGAAGATGTCTGTGTTCAGCTCACTAATGATTATGAAGCCAAAATTGCAGAG CTAAATGCTACTTTGGAACAGACAAAAGCTGAGATTCTGCGACTGCATAGTGAAAGAGAACAGTACGAAGACACCATGAAGAAAGCCTTTATGCGTGGTGTATGTGCTTTGAACCTGGAAGCAATGACCATGTTTCAGGGCAAGGAGAGTAGGACGGATCCTG ATGCAGGAAGTAGGAGAGAAGATAATGGTACCGGTGTGGCAGGAAGGCTGCCTTCTTCACAATATAATCCTCCCTCACCACCACCTCCAACAGCAACTAGTCTTCAGCAGGAAGACATG ttttctgccCACTTGGGTCATGCCAGCACTTCTCAGACCAGGCTAGATTCTGAGTCTCCAGCAATCATCACTAGCACAACTGCAGGACCTGGTCTGGCATCAACTCAAAAACTG CCCATGGCAAAAGTAATAACATCTGCTCaacagaaagcaggaagaacAATCACTGCTCGAATCACAGGCCGATCTGATATGGGACAAAAACCAAGAATTTGTAGTAGTTTAGCAGTGATGGGAGTTGTTCCACCCATGAGTTCAGTCATTGTTGAAAAACATCATCCAGTCACTCAG CAAACCATATCCCAAGCTACTGCTGCTAAATACCCTCGAACTGTGCTCCACGCTTCTGGCTCTACCACTGTGAGACCTGCAGGGCACGCAGGGCGAGTGCTTCAGAGCCAGCCTCACAGCAGCGTGCAGTCAATAAAGGTTGTTGACTGA